The Bacteroidota bacterium genome includes the window AAAGAAATATGAAGAATTTTTAATTTTGCTTGCATCATTAGTAAACTTCTCGTAATTGTTTTTTTTAAGAAACAAAGATAATGAATAATCTAGAACTGCACTCATTACTTTTTAGAGCGGGCTCATTAATACTAATAATATCAGCACATTTTCTTTCTAAAAATTTCAAATAAAACGAAAAAGCATTAAAAAGTAATACTTTTTACATCCATTGTATAACCTCCAAAAATACCAAAACCATTTTCAATATTTCCATAAACCTGAACCGGCTCTGAAAATGGATTTTCACCTCTTTCGTAGTACAATGCTAAACTTCGTTTGTAAAGATAGGCTTCTCTGCTTAGCGAGTATAAAACTACAACGAATGTTTTGTTCGGTGTAAAATTCCAATCCTCTATATAAGCAGAAATCTCAATACTTTGTCCGCTAAAATATTTATCAGAAAAAATATATTCTTGTTCGGATTGAATTTCTATTGCAGGATTATCTGTTTCATCATTAATGTGATAATTTATATTTATTTCTTGATAACTAATTGTTGTGTCAGGGTAATTATAATAAGTATTTGTATCAATTGAAAAAATTGAAAGCATATAATAATTATCACCAGCTTTAGAATCATTGAACTTCACATTGATATGCCCTGTTAATTCACCCCAAGTGCCATGTTGACTCCAATAAGTAGAAGAATCTTTCACACTTTTAGTAAGTCCTGATATTTCAACCATTGTTGGTAAAGTACTTGTACTGCTTATATCCTTATATCCTTTTCGTGAAATTTCAACTTTGTATTTAGCCCCAAATTCAGCAGTATTATTTTGTAAAACATAAAATGTCTTTTTATTTGTTTCTGTAATTGTATTTATTAGTTGATTGTTTTTGTATAACTTAACTGTTGCATTTTTTAAATATTCAATCTCAGCATTATCAAGAACCGATAAACTTTTACTTAGCTGAAATTCCCAACTGCTATCCGGGGAAAACATACAATTTAGAACTAATTGAGGTGTTACCAAAGGAAAGTCATCAATATCCTCAGTTTTTTCACAAGAAAAAAAGAAAGCTGTTGTAACAAATATTAAAGCAAAATATATATTTTTCATATTTTCACAAAATTAAAATTTAAAAGAATAACTAACAGAAGGTAAAAACGGAAACAGACTTACACGCCTTAGTGCTTTGTTGCCTCTGCTATCGTATCCGAAATAATAATAAAATGGATTTTTTCTGTTGTAAGCATTATAAACTCCAAGAGTCCAGATGCTTTTCCCCCACTTCTTTTTTACTGTTCTTCTAAAAGAAATATCAAGGCGGTGGTAACTTGCCATTCTAAAACTATTTTTTTCATCAAAAGACTCAATTTCATCCATCCACCAATATTTGTTATTTTGCTGAAAAGGTAAATAACGCACAGTTGGCAATGTTACGGCATTTCCTGTTCCATACACCCATGTTGCAGAAAAGTCCCACAGCTCATCTATTTTTTGCATTAGTGCAATAGAAATGTCATGCCTTCTATCATATTTATAAGGAAAGATTTCTCCAAAATTTATATTTTCGAATTGTCTGTCTGTTTTAGACCATGTATAACCTATCCAGCCTTTTGTGTTTCCATACTTTTTTTGCAAAAAAACTTCAACACCGTACGACCATCCTTTTCCTGTTTCAATTTTCTTTTCCCAATCAGTTTCTGAACTAAGGAAAGTTGCACCATCCTTATATTC containing:
- a CDS encoding DUF4249 domain-containing protein, with product MKNIYFALIFVTTAFFFSCEKTEDIDDFPLVTPQLVLNCMFSPDSSWEFQLSKSLSVLDNAEIEYLKNATVKLYKNNQLINTITETNKKTFYVLQNNTAEFGAKYKVEISRKGYKDISSTSTLPTMVEISGLTKSVKDSSTYWSQHGTWGELTGHINVKFNDSKAGDNYYMLSIFSIDTNTYYNYPDTTISYQEININYHINDETDNPAIEIQSEQEYIFSDKYFSGQSIEISAYIEDWNFTPNKTFVVVLYSLSREAYLYKRSLALYYERGENPFSEPVQVYGNIENGFGIFGGYTMDVKSITF